In Cicer arietinum cultivar CDC Frontier isolate Library 1 chromosome 7, Cicar.CDCFrontier_v2.0, whole genome shotgun sequence, the genomic window CAAAATTTCGGAAGGCATGCTGAATCTTCATTGCTGCAACTATTTTGCGTGCTTCAGCTTCTGGGCTGGAAAACTCAACCGCCTCTGTTTGTAACTTCAACGAATGCTCCCTATATGCAGTTTGTATGCGTGCTGCTGCATCAGCAGCTGTCCTGTAAGCTGCCAATGTATCTTTCATGTAGATCTGCTCCTCGGTAAAGTTCTCAGAATTTACTGGATCATCCATACTAGTTTCCAGTGAGCCACTGATATTTCCAGCTAAGCTCATGTCATTGAACTGCTCAACTAGAGACTTTTCCGAAAGATAAGCTGATAAGCCATGATAACCCCTATTATAAGCAAGATCAGCAGCAGTACATCCATCAGGATTTTGTTGAGTTGGATCTGTGACCAAGTTAGGCTTTGCCCCAGCTGACAATAAAGTTGCAACCATTTTCTCCCTGAAGACACaacttttaaatcaaatatagtaatataaaacaaaatattagaagAATGAGGCTGGAAAGAATCTAAATTTAGAACAACAGTCACAAAGGGTATTCTATGGTCCTGCGTATGTAGCTCAGTTAGTGAGCTAGGGACACCGGAGGAGCTTAAGAAGGAGGTCAAGGGTTCAAAACCGGCCACTAACATAACCACTAATTTACTAACATTTGTCTGTCAAAAGCAATAGAGAGAAAACAAAGGGAATATTAGCTGATATCACGTCATGAATCAACTATTACAAAACAGATGCAATTGGGTAAAGATATACgaatgatttttatattatatacatCTAACAAGTTTTAAACAAGTCAGGTGTTTGCGTATTATACCTGCCGTAATATGCTGCCCAATGAAGAGCAGTCCATCCAAACTTATCCCGAAAATCTAGCGACAAGCCTGACCATGAAAATAAAGTAACTGCCCATGTATATCCCAAAATTGCACACAAATGGATGACACTTTGGCCTTGCGCGTCATATTCAGTAGTCTTACATCCTAAAACAATTCTTTCTGCAAGCCATTCCTTTAATCTGTTTTTCAATGCAATTCCAAACAGGGCATCTTTTGCTTGCGAAAACGGAATTTGGTTGTCTTCTGTTGACTTCATTAAGTATTGCCAACTATTGGAAATAAACGATGTCTTCAAGGAGAATTCCCTTGCCTCCTTCAGTCTACTAGGTGATACTTTACTAGCGATTACATCGAGACTCTGCTGTTTAGCAAAGAGCAAATAAGCAAGCCTCATTTGAAGTCGAAACTCGTCCCAATTGTTTTTCTCTTCCACAGATTCTATTGGATCGTGCAAAATAGGAGTACGATACTCAAAATTAACAACTTGGCTGATAGGCTTATGGCCATCAAAGCTCATGTAGAGATTCACGAGTCCCGGAGAATGTGGTGGTATCCAGCATCGGTAGACTCCATCATGAACAATTTCTGCAGGAACACTTGCATCACCACAGACACACATTAGATTGGTTTTAGAGATGTGCATGTAGTCTTCATGAAAGAATCCAGTCACCAGGACCTGCAAGAACAGGTGGTAAACATATCAACTGATCTTGCAGCATGTAATGTATTTACTgagttttattatgatttatacACAATAAGATGTGTGTGACTTAAAACAAAAGTGCTATTTAACTGATACTCCCTTTGTCCCTCATATTAACTGTCTTTTAAGGTAATACACACatcttaaaaaaacaattaactGTACTAATTCCCAATGCAAAATAGTGTGTTAGGACTTATAACTACAAAATGCTTGTGCTCTCATTTATGATAACTCGTCATACATTTCCAActactttaataaataataagagtaatattgaaaaaaagtaataaatgttTTAGTGAAACTCTAAAGTGACAAATAATGCGAGATAACAAAATATTCCATATGTGACGGTTAATATGAAACAGAAGGAGGCATATTCCTCACAGAGTTTATATTCCATAGTTTACAGCTTTGAAATTCAGTGGTTAAGATTGAACGAAAAGACTGAGGAATCAACTAGAACTtagaaatcgattcatatattaGTCTTAAATGGTAAAGACAGATATAATTGCTACTAAGTAAaaacaagaacaaaggaaaagGAAACCTGTGATTTCTCTGTGGAAGAAGCACACGCAGGGGACACATCTGTGAGATTAAACACTTGTTCAGGAAGAGAGAGTTGCTGATTATCCAATACTAAAGATGAATACGGTTCATTAATAGATGAAACCGAGGATTTAAGAGCCAACTCATCGACTGAACAAGGGGAATCAGACATGATTTGGTTCACCCACATTCCAAAGCTGTCCTGACTTTGCAATCTGCCATTGAACAAAGTGTCCAATGAATCAACACCACCTGAAGCGACAGGGTGGTTCCTCTGCTCATTTCGATTTCCTTGACTGTCCACTGTCTGAAGAGTAACACTTTCTGAAAAACTGTATGGAACACTATTGCTCGCTGCCATTGGCTGAGTTGAATTATCGAAAGAACGTATTTCTGTAGATGCATGGGTGGATACCTGGTGAGAAAAATCATATGTAGATTACAACAGTAGCTATTACAAAGCAAGTATCAccagaaaaaagaaagaagaaaaaggacTAATGGTGTCATCCGTCATCACAAAACGTGAACGAGAAAAGATACCAAGAATAGAGTAATGAATACAACTGAAAgacaggaaaaaaaaatactttcttACATTGCTAAAATTTCCATTcagtaaaatttgattttgttgacCAAAATATGGAACTTTTCCTGcaaaaagttaatttaaaattataataaaaaataaataaggtgtTTCGGAGACATGTTACTGATTGTGTTAAAGCAAAATCAATCACCATTTACCTCCATTAGGCGCAGTGGAGGTGTTAAGATCGTTTGCAACCACTAGGTCGTCCCATTCAAGTGTATTAATCTCATGAAGTTTCAGTTCATGACTTCTGACTGTTATATTGTCGTTAATCTCTGTTCATCTCCAAAACAGAAGGATGAGAATATATACCTTGTTCAGTAAAGACAACTACAGGtacaagattttttttaaaatcataaatcAAGTCGTCGACAGTTTTTctattatggtttttaacacaATCAAGGGGTCAACAGTTTGAGCAAATATAGGTATCATCATGAAACCAAAAACGAAACTCTTATCTTCTGCTTCCTTTGGAAATATGAGCAGAACAAAATGTGTTTGAAGGAATTTATGTGCAATGATCTTATATAGAGACACATATAGCTCATTTCCTTATTTTCtaacattaaaatataattgtttcaACTGAATGTCATAAATCCTTTGTTTCAACTGATAGGGGATCCCCACCAGAACTGCCACATAATGGGCTATGCAGGAACACCAAACAGGAACGGGGAGGAAAAATCCCCCAAGGTATTGCCGAATGGGGACAAGGATTATATTGACGTCTCTACTTTCAGCAGTATGATTTGTAAGAAGAAAGgctatattattttgaaagttaTTTCTCACCACCAGCATATGCAGTTGTGGTCCCTGAATCTATTTCTTCTGACAATATCCACGGTGCAGTCGGGTCAGAGGCAGTAGTCGAGTTTGAGTTTACGGGAGTGATTGGAGAACCTTGAGACTGTATCATGGGCCACAATTCAAACAATGTTACAAAGCCATGTTTTGTTCCtcataatcaaaatttaaagtaTAAATGGCACCTTAAGCATGGACtcatgtttaattaaaaatatgactTTTAAGTGTCTTACACAATTAGAAACTAAGTAACAACATCCTAGCACTGATGAGTTTGGTAAGCATCTTTGCAAAAGTATGTCTCATGTTTATAGAGAAAACAGAagtataattttcaattttccaaACGAAGACAGGAAAGTGAAATTGGCACAGTTTATGCATAACTAAACAtccctttttttattattgtagcAAGAAACAACCTTCAGTTCTTTTAAAGAGCTAAGTCGTATTAGCAGTTCAAAAAATTTCAGGTTTTTTATATTGGCATGTGCATAAAACTATACTTGGCTAATACAAACTAATAACTGCCATTAACTAATGATGGCTTTGTCAACATTTTGAGATAGTTTGGGTAAATTTCTCTAGAAGCACTAATATAGGGGGAAAAATATTCCAAATTATGAGTTTTATAAACAATAACTTATCCGTAAACAACTATAAGCTCATTTAGCTTATCCAAAAGTCAAAATTAGCTTCTGAGTTGAAGTTTTTGAGAAGCACCCTCATTTAACTTATACATAGACAACTATAAGCTCATAAATACTTTTAGTAACTAATTTTTTTGGTTTGTGAGATGAAATTAAACTTTTTGGAAGGAACATCAGAGTAAGTGATTTACACAAACCTCCTGCGTTTCACGGTAATGAACAAGGACTATGTGTTCCAGACTCCTGAAAACAAAATGGTACAGACAATTTTAAGTCATTATTATGGGCAAAATTATTCTAATTATATAACCAATACATACATGAATTTCAGAAGCACCATTACAAAAACATAATTCAGAAATATGGTAATGCATAACATGTTGGATCTGGGGCTTAGTAGTTAAGTTAACAATTGGTTTACATACTTATCAAGCAGCCAATAACATCGACGAACAAAGTTGGGGTTATCTTGACCATGTGCATAATATACATGAATCCTTTCTTCATTACCAACCTGATTGATGgataaaagaaaagaatgatCAGAAATCAGATGCAACATTAATCACTGAATCTATAAATTTCAACTTCCTCGTTGCTGTCATAAATTTCAAATTGACACAACTATAAAACACTCGAGAAAATGAAAAATCCTCACTTTTAAGTGCTCATGAGCTTCTTTAACAGTTTTTCCgtcctttttctttttccagTTGTGCCCATCTTTTCTGAAGTTCCGAAGCATCTTGCGGTCATATAATACAATAGTACCGCCTGTTTATACACAAAATAGTAGTACTAATAATAAGATGACATTGTCATTGGAGATTCGACACCATCTACCTGTTAATAGCAAAGGCTTATTACTTAAACACAGTAActtatcaaatttcaaaattctacAATACATATGATTGAAAAATCATTTGCGGAGAGACTTTATACTGCTTTGTTGATGATATATATTGTTGACCGGTGCATTTTTTTTATGccttaaaatatcaatttcagTAAGGTAAATGCATGAGATTACAAAGAGATTAGAGAATAAGAGATCTTCCCaagaaataaaattcaaaaaaaaagttattgaaaaaataaatttataaaacgcTCTCTAGTGTCTACAGATAAGCTGTATTATGGAAATTAAGAAATAGAGACTAAAAAGACAGGAACAAATATGATGCGATGACGCACAGTATACAAGAAAATGAACGGTAGAGCAGAATGAAAATTATGCatatcttcttcacaaacaccAGGATACTGCTAATAGCAATGATAATTACTTTTGGGCAAATTCATTGGTTTCACATTGACGGTGAAATACTTGTGATTACAAAGCATGGCGTGAATCTCATTGGGACGAAGCCATCTTATTCTTGCTTCCTCCATAATGCCCCTAACGTCCAGCTCTACagcatataaaataaaattttacaaaacaacaagTGAACTGGAGGCAATTTAATATTGATCAATGACAAGGTAATAGGTAGTGCAGGTAAAATTTGCAGTGGAAAGAAGCAAAAGGGAACAACATACTTAAAACCAATATTAATAAGAACGGAATTCTACAACTTTCTACCatattgaatgaaaatttaaagcCACTTTTCATATTCAAATACTTCAGTTTTTTTACTAGTTCCTTATTCATATGCTCtatacaacaaaaacaaaaaatcatgcAATATTGCACATTCCACACGATTTATTGGATCAAAGTTCTGCTAAATGCTATTTAAGACATTGTGTTTGAGAATCTAGAATCTATGAGGggaatttctaaaatatatttggaattctctaatagctatattaatgtagcaaaattaaataacttaatgtatcACTTGGTCAAGTGGTTGCAATGTTTGAATTTAATGCATCTGTTAAGTTACCAAGAGTTACAAACTTTTTCAAGAGTTGTTCTCTTTCATCAATTGGTAtgagtttctctataaatagagacacTTTAGAGGCAGAAAGTAGCATATGATTTTCATGTTTATATAGTCAAatttatgtcaaaaatatttatgagtcatttcttattttctctagtgcacgagagtaaatgaaTGAACTTAACTCTGTAAACTATCACTGTTCTATAGGTTTGATGTGAATGTTCAATTTACTTCAATGATTTCAAAGTATCCTGAAGGGGGTCGGTTAGCCCTTTTACATTCAATATACATAGATTGGTGGGGTGAATCGAAACTAAAGCTTAGTATGATACATGcgctttaaatttatttgtgcacATCATTAATGTACTTTGAACTCATCACTatatctgtatttttttttatccgtAGACGAAATGAAACACCACTAATAAACTCACACATGCAAAGTGGAGACCGAATTCAAACTCATGACAGAAAATatccaacctaacaatatcggcATTGTCAGTTGAGTTAGGTCTTACAGACAAGTGATCACTACTCCCTATGTCCCTGATCTTTAGTCCTTTAAGCATTTTAATGTTGTCCCAAAACTTTGGTTCtttaagaaaatcaatataCAATTAATGATGTTTTCCTTTTGTATCCTTCAAAACCCAAAAATATGCATTAAATGAATTTGCCTTTACCAAATGAGTGAAGGATAAAAAGCCTAAACgtatctaaatttattatttcttaatatgtgtGTGCCAAAGGTTAAAAGAACCAAAGTTCAAGGTCGCAAGGAATATATCTTTATCTATATGAGACACCAACTAACaaataacacttttttttaaaggGATAACAATGAACAGTTTAATTCGACTTCGACACAAGAAACATTCTTAGAGTTGTTTTACATGTACAAAAACTTCCATTTTGTTTATGCAACATAAACATACAGAAAACAAGaggaaaattataaaaattgacaCTCGAAAAATTAAGTCTTTTTTGGTAAACAAGACACGAACATAATTGAAAGAAGAAGAGTGAAGTAAGCACCTTGCAATGTGTGGAATCCATGTATCTCTGATCCCACTAGTTGACCCGTTAAATTATTTGCCATCGCATAAACCTCTGCAGATCATCAACACCTTATTAACAACAAACACGCACAGAGCAAAGGGATGAGTTGACAGAAGAGAATGATAAACGTTACGCTATCCCCAAAGAAAATAAtcgatgaaaataaaaaatatatggtgaaatattaaaagggtagtGAGAAATAAGAGAAAAGATGGTAAATTTACCGGATTATAGATAAGGTGTGTTCGAATTGGGAGAAATTGGGGAGAAATTGAGGAGAAATATGATCGCGTCGTCGTCGTAGCTAGCTCGATCACACTCCTTCCTATTCTGACAGTATCACTATTTTAGCCAAAATTATCTGAGATTTTGTGTAGTTCTTAAATCATTCCTTTTATGATGAATTGATGGTTGGTTCTTTTATATTACAAaagtaatttttcaaaaatataaattattatattattaatttactatttaatttttttttaaataataatattgaaaaacaaaaaataaaataaaaaacttaattatttcttaaaaaataattaatgatttcactttttttttggCTAATAGCACGACtctacataaaattaaatatatttgaaacaatttttattaaggataaaaataacatgataatttttttatttatgtaaaattgtTTGTCtgctttaaattaaaattgatttggtACCTCtccttaaattattatattttctaatgtgTTTTTACAAAGACAGGAGtatattatttcattaaaaaagatgaagaaaaaacatTGTATGTTGAAACACTATAAAGAACGTATGAGTCAAAAGACGGGACACCGCTTTTGGTTAAGGTGTGTGTAACTCATTTGTTTTGTCTAATGGTTCAAGGTGCTTTTATGACAAATGTGGCTAGAGTTAGaagaaatattgttgaccattcatCCTGCCTCTTCAAATAGTGATGAATTTTTGGACCACCTAATACATAATGCGATATTTATTAGGTGTTTTCTAATATTTAAGATAATGAGAGTATTTATGGAATTTCGTAGAAATTGTTGTTCAATGTAGTGATCACGTAAATTTGGAGAAGCTCAAATGCAATTGCCTTTTAGAATAAAAGTGGAGAGAGGCTATGTGATTTTTCAAGCATCATTCGTCAAAATTCGATTATTGTTTGAAACATGAAACTACAAAAAAGATGTGGTGGTGTTTATTAGGAAGCtcaacatgaagaaagatgatGTCTCTGTCTAACACATTTGATTAATTAAACTGTGATAAAGCTATTAGTAATCTTGGTAATGTTAGGGAAATTTTGCGAAATCAAACGGGAAATTTCATATATGGATTTAGTGGTAATATTTGAGTTTGTTCAGTTTGATACAAAATTAAGGAAATTTTTATGGACCTAAAATTTACCATTGAAAGAGACTTCTTAAATATGGCCATGGAATCATATTAaagtatttcaattaatttgatTCAGCTCAGTTGCCCCCAAAACCATTCTTTTTACATAATTGTTGTGAAGGTAAACACAATTATAGATCGAAATGAGGATGTCTCAATGTGCAACGTGATACCAACTAAGTTATAAATATTCTTGCTGCTTTAGGTTTATAGtctattactattttattttttttacattgttcCTTTCTTTATTCAAGATGTAATTTCTAAAGACTATATTGTTAGACCATCatagtgtttaattttttttttcttcgtttc contains:
- the LOC101508075 gene encoding calmodulin-binding transcription activator 5 isoform X1, whose protein sequence is MANNLTGQLVGSEIHGFHTLQELDVRGIMEEARIRWLRPNEIHAMLCNHKYFTVNVKPMNLPKSGTIVLYDRKMLRNFRKDGHNWKKKKDGKTVKEAHEHLKVGNEERIHVYYAHGQDNPNFVRRCYWLLDKSLEHIVLVHYRETQESQGSPITPVNSNSTTASDPTAPWILSEEIDSGTTTAYAGEINDNITVRSHELKLHEINTLEWDDLVVANDLNTSTAPNGGKVPYFGQQNQILLNGNFSNVSTHASTEIRSFDNSTQPMAASNSVPYSFSESVTLQTVDSQGNRNEQRNHPVASGGVDSLDTLFNGRLQSQDSFGMWVNQIMSDSPCSVDELALKSSVSSINEPYSSLVLDNQQLSLPEQVFNLTDVSPACASSTEKSQVLVTGFFHEDYMHISKTNLMCVCGDASVPAEIVHDGVYRCWIPPHSPGLVNLYMSFDGHKPISQVVNFEYRTPILHDPIESVEEKNNWDEFRLQMRLAYLLFAKQQSLDVIASKVSPSRLKEAREFSLKTSFISNSWQYLMKSTEDNQIPFSQAKDALFGIALKNRLKEWLAERIVLGCKTTEYDAQGQSVIHLCAILGYTWAVTLFSWSGLSLDFRDKFGWTALHWAAYYGREKMVATLLSAGAKPNLVTDPTQQNPDGCTAADLAYNRGYHGLSAYLSEKSLVEQFNDMSLAGNISGSLETSMDDPVNSENFTEEQIYMKDTLAAYRTAADAAARIQTAYREHSLKLQTEAVEFSSPEAEARKIVAAMKIQHAFRNFETKKVMAAAARIQHRFRAWKIRREFVNKRLQAIKIQAAFRCFQQRKQYRKIIWSVGVVEKAVLRWRLKRKGFRGLQINTAEAAGDQNQHSDVEEEFFRTGRKQAEERVERSVIRVQAMFRSKKAQEDYRRMKLALNQAKNIPLCSWNVNMKKCLVLKLKWN
- the LOC101508075 gene encoding calmodulin-binding transcription activator 5 isoform X2 translates to MANNLTGQLVGSEIHGFHTLQELDVRGIMEEARIRWLRPNEIHAMLCNHKYFTVNVKPMNLPKSGTIVLYDRKMLRNFRKDGHNWKKKKDGKTVKEAHEHLKVGNEERIHVYYAHGQDNPNFVRRCYWLLDKSLEHIVLVHYRETQESQGSPITPVNSNSTTASDPTAPWILSEEIDSGTTTAYAGEINDNITVRSHELKLHEINTLEWDDLVVANDLNTSTAPNGGKVPYFGQQNQILLNGNFSNVSTHASTEIRSFDNSTQPMAASNSVPYSFSESVTLQTVDSQGNRNEQRNHPVASGGVDSLDTLFNGRLQSQDSFGMWVNQIMSDSPCSVDELALKSSVSSINEPYSSLVLDNQQLSLPEQVFNLTDVSPACASSTEKSQVLVTGFFHEDYMHISKTNLMCVCGDASVPAEIVHDGVYRCWIPPHSPGLVNLYMSFDGHKPISQVVNFEYRTPILHDPIESVEEKNNWDEFRLQMRLAYLLFAKQQSLDVIASKVSPSRLKEAREFSLKTSFISNSWQYLMKSTEDNQIPFSQAKDALFGIALKNRLKEWLAERIVLGCKTTEYDAQGQSVIHLCAILGYTWAVTLFSWSGLSLDFRDKFGWTALHWAAYYGREKMVATLLSAGAKPNLVTDPTQQNPDGCTAADLAYNRGYHGLSAYLSEKSLVEQFNDMSLAGNISGSLETSMDDPVNSENFTEEQIYMKDTLAAYRTAADAAARIQTAYREHSLKLQTEAVEFSSPEAEARKIVAAMKIQHAFRNFETKKVMAAAARIQHRFRAWKIRREFVNKRLQAIKIQAAFRCFQQRKQYRKIIWSVGVVEKAVLRWRLKRKGFRGLQINTAEAAGDQNQHSDVEEEFFRTGRKQAEERVERSVIRVQAMFRSKKAQEDYRRMKLALNQAKLEREYEKMLSTEVEMELKT
- the LOC101508075 gene encoding calmodulin-binding transcription activator 5 isoform X3 → MLRNFRKDGHNWKKKKDGKTVKEAHEHLKVGNEERIHVYYAHGQDNPNFVRRCYWLLDKSLEHIVLVHYRETQESQGSPITPVNSNSTTASDPTAPWILSEEIDSGTTTAYAGEINDNITVRSHELKLHEINTLEWDDLVVANDLNTSTAPNGGKVPYFGQQNQILLNGNFSNVSTHASTEIRSFDNSTQPMAASNSVPYSFSESVTLQTVDSQGNRNEQRNHPVASGGVDSLDTLFNGRLQSQDSFGMWVNQIMSDSPCSVDELALKSSVSSINEPYSSLVLDNQQLSLPEQVFNLTDVSPACASSTEKSQVLVTGFFHEDYMHISKTNLMCVCGDASVPAEIVHDGVYRCWIPPHSPGLVNLYMSFDGHKPISQVVNFEYRTPILHDPIESVEEKNNWDEFRLQMRLAYLLFAKQQSLDVIASKVSPSRLKEAREFSLKTSFISNSWQYLMKSTEDNQIPFSQAKDALFGIALKNRLKEWLAERIVLGCKTTEYDAQGQSVIHLCAILGYTWAVTLFSWSGLSLDFRDKFGWTALHWAAYYGREKMVATLLSAGAKPNLVTDPTQQNPDGCTAADLAYNRGYHGLSAYLSEKSLVEQFNDMSLAGNISGSLETSMDDPVNSENFTEEQIYMKDTLAAYRTAADAAARIQTAYREHSLKLQTEAVEFSSPEAEARKIVAAMKIQHAFRNFETKKVMAAAARIQHRFRAWKIRREFVNKRLQAIKIQAAFRCFQQRKQYRKIIWSVGVVEKAVLRWRLKRKGFRGLQINTAEAAGDQNQHSDVEEEFFRTGRKQAEERVERSVIRVQAMFRSKKAQEDYRRMKLALNQAKNIPLCSWNVNMKKCLVLKLKWN